A section of the Hevea brasiliensis isolate MT/VB/25A 57/8 chromosome 17, ASM3005281v1, whole genome shotgun sequence genome encodes:
- the LOC110643894 gene encoding uncharacterized protein LOC110643894 isoform X2 encodes MKLDGKQVFCQGTIDHKPDSKLFGYNNIALDSTGLQSGNGIVNEDQYGVFSSMNGKEGNADQVKYAVNEEDNWHASKLDGSMGVDDSTSDNEKEVRDFVAPTPLTHSSLKIESFEKNKVFYVDKSVMESELPELVVCYRDSAYHIVKDICIDEGVPSQDRFLFDPGVSEENLCTILPPEDINSEIAKERVNLDAFIPDDMKPSAKKEKSTLYLPIPDVLISTEEKGSKNEFSLECDFKKLIPVGETEVDSKEEIANVASKEIFSFGQLLSTPEVGTELSQPESTHNSIGETELQSVQRPCENTIMATASGCEESENGNEQVLLVNPVVYAAEESDFGHQEAVLGTLALDSTAKASDHGHDETVVASNALNFTTEGLENGSSGDKMASHNGVSVSQSTRKIEGESSCNNRVETKIITFNSLSSPPTASGGEDDSQNCGSGRTETCSFLPEETSTEPLSSQLQYSLGETSFSAAVPLSGLISYSGPIANSGSVSLRSDSSTTSTRSFAFPM; translated from the exons ATGAAACTTG ATGGTAAACAAGTATTTTGCCAAGGAACTATTGACCATAAGCCCGACTCCAAACTTTTTGGATACAACAATATTGCTTTAGACTCGACTGGACTTCAGTCTGGAAATGGTATTGTTAATGAAGATCAGTATGGGGTCTTCAGCAGTATGAATGGCAAGGAAGGCAATGCAGATCAAGTAAAATATGCCGTAAATGAAGAAGACAATTGGCATGCCTCAAAACTTGATGGTTCTATGGGTGTGGATGATTCAACAAGTGATAATGAGAAAGAAGTACGAGATTTTGTGGCACCAACGCCATTAACTCATTCTTCACTGAAAATTGAATCATTTGAGAAGAACAAAGTTTTCTATGTAGACAAAAGTGTTATGGAATCTGAACTTCCAGAGTTGGTAGTTTGTTACAGGGATAGTGCTTACCATATTGTCAAGGACATCTGCATTGATGAGGGTGTCCCCTCCCAGGACAGGTTCTTGTTTGACCCTGGTGTAAGTGAGGAGAATCTGTGCACGATTCTACCTCCTGAGGACATAAATAGTGAGATAGCAAAAGAAAGGGTTAACCTAGATGCCTTTATTCCAGATGATATGAAACCTTCagcaaaaaaagaaaaatcgaCTCTTTATTTGCCTATTCCTGATGTTCTAATATCTACTGAAGAAAAGGGTTCCAAAAATGAATTTTCTCTTGAATGTGATTTCAAGAAGTTGATCCCAGTAGGGGAGACAGAGGTTGATTCAAAAGAGGAAATTGCAAATGTTGCATCTAAAGAGATTTTTTCATTTGGGCAATTGCTTTCAACGCCAGAGGTGGGCACAGAGCTTTCACAACCTGAGTCTACTCATAACAGCATTGGTGAAACTGAACTACAGTCTGTTCAG AGGCCATGTGAAAACACAATCATGGCAACGGCTTCTGGCTGTGAAGAATCTGAAAATGGCAATGAGCAAGTATTATTGGTGAATCCTGTTGTATATGCAGCTGAAGAATCAGATTTTGGCCATCAGGAAGCAGTCTTGGGAACTCTTGCCCTGGATTCTACAGCTAAGGCGTCAGATCATGGCCATGATGAAACAGTCGTAGCAAGTAATGCTCTGAATTTTACAACTGAGGGATTAGAAAATGGCAGCAGTGGTGATAAAATGGCAAGCCATAATGGGGTTTCTGTGTCTCAATCAACCAGGAAAATTGAAGGTGAATCATCTTGCAACAATAGGGTGGAGACTAAAATTATAACCTTTAACTCTCTCTCTTCACCACCAACGGCAAGTGGGGGAGAGGATGATTCTCAAAATTGTGGTTCAGGACGTACTGAGACTTGCTCATTCCTGCCAGAAGAGACAAGCACCGAGCCATTATCAAGTCAACTTCAATACAGCCTTGGGGAGACAAGTTTCTCTGCTGCAGTACCTCTATCAGGTCTGATAAGTTATTCAGGGCCAATTGCAAATTCTGGCAGTGTCTCTCTTAGATCAGATAGCAGCACAACCAGCACCCGCTCCTTCGCATTCCCCATGtaa
- the LOC131175608 gene encoding uncharacterized protein LOC131175608, which produces MRSLEISDGVPVAIAEVSNTRLRGRKMMLMKRVLREKMKEEPLNKENSKISGKRTYASKKHHQSSQESLKDQNESRLLKAKSGSARSQQAPAKRPNQASYQYSKPVSTTTGSRLECSSRSTIPNPQEFDSSSQNLESQKLLDKAATEIVNLMNKDYPGGGGPRHKPPINNDQPMSDQQHYPRP; this is translated from the exons ATGCGCAGTTTG GAAATTTCTGATGGTGTTCCTGTTGCCATTGCTGAAGTTAGCAACACAAGGCTTAGAGGAAGAAAAATGATGCTGATGAAAAGGGTTTTGAGGGAAAAGATGAAAGAGGAACCTTTAAACAAAGAAAACTCGAAGATTTCAG GAAAGAGAACATACGCTTCAAAGAAGCACCACCAGTCCTCACAAGAGAGCTTAAAAGACCAG AACGAAAGTAGACTGTTGAAGGCGAAGTCAGGGAGTGCCAGAAGCCAGCAAGCTCCTGCCAAGAGGCCCAACCAAGCAAGCTATCAATATTCCAAACCAGTTTCAACTACAACAGGCAGCCGCTTGGAATGTTCGTCAAGGTCAACAATTCCAAATCCCCAGGAATTTGATAGTTCATCTCAGAATCTTGAATCCCAAAAGCTTCTTGACAAGGCTGCCACGGAAATTGTGAACTTGATGAATAAAGACTATCCAGGAGGGGGAGGTCCCCGTCACAAGCCTCCAATCAACAATGACCAGCCTATGAGTGATCAACAACATTATCCGAGACCATAA
- the LOC110643885 gene encoding uncharacterized protein LOC110643885 isoform X2: MASPPPPPPPPPPQPPSPPSASNSQNSATPIMPPKVEDGAVKTGVPDVPQEKPDVAHFQILDSAEIMDKYRKYEADYTHRLMAKYFSKKNLYGGDVFDERLRMGDETIMSSRWPSTQSFADPVKGFEEQGNVGSTSEG, translated from the exons ATGGCATCACCACCGCcgccgccaccaccaccacctccacaaccaccaTCACCACCCTCTGCCTCCAATTCCCAGAACTCCGCGACTCCAATAATGCCCCCAAag GTTGAAGATGGTGCTGTCAAGACTGGTGTTCCCGATGTCCCCCAGGAAAAGCCCGACGTAGCTCATTTCCA GATACTTGACAGTGCAGAAATCATGGACAAATACAGGAAATATGAAGCTGACTACACCCATCGTTTGATGGCAAAATACTTCTCTAAGAAGAATCTTTATGGCG gAGACGTATTTGATGAGAGATTGAGAATGGGTGATGAGACTATAATGTCAAGCAG GTGGCCTTCTACTCAATCATTTGCTGACCCAGTGAAGGGCTTTGAGGAACAGGGCAACGTTGGTTCAACATCAGAAGGCTGA
- the LOC110643912 gene encoding cytosolic sulfotransferase 16-like, whose translation MSMLIFLNLGCMAWLYVPVNGRLFLISFFCLSLTIVMDSSSSSHLLKNEDEKVHEDPPIKDATVNKYGEIMSTLPREKDWAKSCDDLYQYQGFWYTGFFLEGILSAQDHFKARSTDILLVSCMKTGTTWLKALAFAIFTRASFDTSSNPLLSKGPHDCIPFLEVDLAQEYSRRDMEIQLLNTHIPYTSLPKSIIDSGCKIVYIWRDPKDVFISTWFYVGKVLAFMGFEPLPMEESFELFCRGILTYGPYWDHVLGYWKAKLEFPDRILFLKYEEMQKDTYFYVKKLAEFMGYPFTSLEEENGVAHKITEFCNFENLSNLQVNKSGKHRENTPMAIDNNIFFRKGKVGDWENHLTPEMGARLDGIMKHKLMCSGLIASSHEILCPPKCPK comes from the coding sequence ATGTCGATGCTTATTTTCCTTAACTTAGGGTGCATGGCTTGGTTATATGTGCCCGTTAATGGCCGTCTCTTTCTAATTTCTTTCTTTTGCCTTAGCTTAACTATCGTCATGGACTCCTCTTCCTCTTCCCATCTTCTCAAAAATGAAGACGAGAAAGTCCATGAAGACCCTCCGATTAAAGACGCCACTGTTAACAAATACGGAGAGATTATGTCTACTTTGCCTAGAGAAAAAGATTGGGCCAAGTCCTGTGATGATCTCTATCAGTACCAAGGCTTTTGGTACACAGGCTTCTTCTTGGAAGGAATCCTCTCTGCTCAAGACCATTTCAAGGCTCGATCCACCGATATACTCCTGGTTAGCTGCATGAAAACTGGCACCACTTGGCTTAAGGCTCTAGCTTTTGCCATTTTTACCCGGGCAAGCTTCGATACTTCAAGTAACCCTTTACTCAGCAAGGGACCACATGATTGTATCCCTTTCTTGGAGGTTGATCTTGCACAAGAATACAGTAGGCGAGACATGGAAATTCAGCTTTTGAATACACACATTCCGTACACTTCATTGCCAAAATCTATTATTGATTCTGGCTGTAAAATTGTCTACATATGGAGGGACCCCAAGGATGTGTTCATTTCCACTTGGTTTTATGTTGGCAAGGTACTGGCATTCATGGGTTTCGAACCCCTTCCCATGGAAGAATCGTTTGAGCTGTTTTGCAGAGGAATTCTAACCTACGGACCCTACTGGGATCATGTTTTAGGGTATTGGAAGGCAAAGTTAGAGTTTCCTGATAGGATACTGTTCTTGAAGTACGAGGAAATGCAGAAAGATACCTATTTTTACGTGAAGAAATTAGCAGAGTTCATGGGTTACCCTTTCACCTCATTGGAAGAGGAAAATGGGGTAGCACATAAGATTACAGAATTTTGTAATTTTGAGAATCTGAGCAACCTGCAAGTGAATAAAAGTGGAAAGCATCGTGAAAACACACCCATGGCGATTGACAATAACATATTCTTTAGAAAGGGAAAGGTAGGAGATTGGGAGAATCATCTGACGCCTGAAATGGGAGCTCGTCTGGATGGGATAATGAAGCACAAGTTAATGTGTTCTGGCCTGATTGCCTCCTCACATGAGATATTATGCCCTCCCAAGTGCCCCAAGTGA
- the LOC131175431 gene encoding protein GOLVEN 6, which produces MSHAKFSRKEMELLVIFPALCLCFSVLLTPCVGIQIQEQVMASRVDEVQFSLPAATLPRKLRVILNEKAAPVNDHKSQGSTSSDILQRGDISGKPYQKEENVLRGSRGTRQEWAEGTDTSQYFTMDYSHVRRRRPIHNKALPVGP; this is translated from the exons ATGTCCCACGCAAAGTTCTCTAGGAAAGAAATGGAGCTTCTAGTCATCTTCCCTGCTCTTTGTTTGTGTTTCTCTGTGCTTCTAACACCCTGTGTTGGTATCCAAATTCAAGAACAAG TCATGGCCAGTAGAGTTGATGAAGTCCAGTTTTCTCTCCCCGCTGCTACACTTCCAAGGAAGCTTAGAGTAATTCTTAATGAGAAAGCAGCACCT GTTAATGATCATAAAAGTCAAGGTTCCACTTCAAGCGATATCCTGCAGAGAGGAGATATTTCAG GAAAACCATATCAAAAGGAAGAAAATGTTTTGAGAGGAAGCAGAGGGACAAGGCAAGAATGGGCGGAGGGGACCGACACATCGCAGTATTTTACGATGGATTATTCCCACGTTAGAAGAAGACGACCAATACATAACAAAGCCTTGCCGGTTGGTCCATGA
- the LOC110643891 gene encoding putative UPF0481 protein At3g02645 isoform X2, translating to MFSFLFLPCGVKRETHSSGRNRKLSKAMESIDHKIEIISTAVGRRLEFVHPLSDQRCIYRVPKRLHQLNEKAYTPQLVSIGPLHHGKQELQAMEDYKSRYLQQFLQLVNLSVGTCIKLIMESEVKLRNYYAETILLSSEDFVNMILLDASFLIMLVLKHYLVDLRGSDDAIFNRPWMVTEINYDLLLLENQLPFFILEDLLKLTDYLARHEGLSMIKLLHEYSKQWWPLWVKEDALGKKDFSDVKHIVDFLSIYHRPSQLPSPKNCKQISLPSVTELHQTGVKFKLSSSKNFFDINFRNGILEIPLLIIDDRTEIFLRNLHAFEQCHCSPCDRYLSQCTILMAKLFNAAKDVELLARTGIINNCLVDNEALSTLFRDLVRGLCVGKIYFSDLEEELNKYYRSPWHRRKANLKQNYFNSPWAGISVFAATILLTFSIIQAVCSILQVKQGESICCWA from the exons ATGTTctcatttctttttcttccttgtgGTGTCAAAAGAGAAACTCATTCTTCTGGGAGAAACAG GAAATTATCTAAGGCGATGGAGAGTATTGATCATAAAATTGAGATAATATCCACTGCTGTGGGAAGGAGGTTGGAATTCGTGCATCCATTATCCGATCAGCGCTGTATATATAGAGTGCCCAAGCGATTACATCAGTTAAATGAAAAGGCTTACACACCCCAACTAGTTTCTATCGGCCCTCTTCATCATGGCAAACAAGAACTACAAGCAATGGAAGACTATAAAAGCAGGTATTTGCAACAATTTCTTCAACTTGTCAATTTAAGTGTTGGCACTTGCATTAAACTTATCATGGAGAGTGAGgtcaaattgagaaattattatgCAGAAACCATTCTTCTTAGCAGCGAGGACTTTGTGAATATGATCTTATTAGATGCCTCCTTCCTCATAATGTTGGTGCTGAAACATTATTTAGTTGACTTGAGGGGTAGTGACGACGCTATATTCAACCGGCCATGGATGGTtactgaaataaattatgatctaTTGTTGCTTGAAAATCAACTTCCCTTTTTTATTCTGGAGGACTTGCTAAAGCTGACTGATTATCTTGCTCGTCATGAGGGGCTTTCCATGATCAAACTTCTCCATGAATACTCCAAACAATGGTGGCCTTTATGGGTGAAGGAGGATGCTCTGGGGAAGAAAGATTTCTCTGACGTAAAGcatattgttgactttctaagtatTTACCACAGGCCATCCCAGTTGCCATCTCCTAAGAATTGCAAACAGATATCCCTTCCCAGTGTAACAGAGCTCCACCAAACTGGAGTAAAGTTTAAGTTGAGTTCGAGCAAAAACTTCTTCGACATAAacttcagaaatgggattctggAAATTCCCCTATTGATTATAGATGACCGCACTGAAATTTTTTTGAGAAATCTCCATGCCTTTGAGCAGTGCCATTGCTCTCCCTGTGACCGATATTTGAGTCAATGTACAATCCTGATGGCCAAGCTCTTCAATGCTGCTAAAGATGTGGAATTGCTCGCTCGAACTGGGATCATAAATAATTGTTTAGTGGATAATGAGGCTCTATCAACTCTTTTTCGCGATCTTGTCAGAGGGCTTTGTGTCGGCAAAATTTACTTTTCTGATCTAGAGGAAGAATTAAACAAATATTACAGATCCCCCTGGCACCGTCGGAAGGCTAACTTGAAACAGAATTATTTCAACAGTCCATGGGCTGGCATCTCTGTTTTTGCTGCTACCATTTTGCTCACTTTCAGTATTATTCAAGCCGTGTGTTCTATCCTGCAAGTAAAACAAG GAGAAAGTATCTGTTGCTGGGCATGA
- the LOC110643899 gene encoding uncharacterized protein LOC110643899 — protein MANISQLHRYLYHDSAVDDSHQRHHNYRRPHRPRNLTVDHLFSSSSSDPHSPHATLHDPYPLSEHTNFNIRTLGDDDVSDPESVILGGPDLLDRENQVSFVLDLFQQRVEQSQVMGRSSHLVSDALNESDFGVIEEDCELGMGNLELDLELGFDLDGHESGAFQNIGHNHSHSDNNNDYSRNIVIDDDDDDDFFVERRISGIQSCGAESTVSFRTSAMRVAGFGSDSDSEDNENSVAIDLYSGDEYGLDRANIENDNYDNVDEDDEEDATVTIPLCWDSLQLEDHRENNEDFEWEEVDGRVDERDVLSMFVDDEEASVSLSISPIIAPEDMVSVERVGGLGNLEWEVLLNANNFDSNLDRIQDHNAELYFGDHDDFIYTSEYEMLFGQFAENENSSIGRPPAAKSVVEKLPYVVLTKEDVENNNSLCAVCKDEINVGERAKQLPCTHRYHGECIVPWLGIRNTCPVCRYELPTDDADYERKKVAASQGAVTTGRRL, from the coding sequence ATGGCTAACATTTCTCAACTCCACCGCTACCTTTACCATGACTCCGCCGTCGACGACTCTCACCAGCGTCATCACAACTACCGCCGTCCACACCGCCCTCGTAACTTAACTGTCGACCATCTCTTCTCCTCTTCCTCTTCTGATCCTCACTCCCCGCACGCCACTCTCCACGACCCCTACCCACTTTCCGAACACACTAATTTCAATATTCGGACCCTGGGCGACGACGACGTCTCGGATCCTGAATCAGTTATCCTCGGAGGCCCAGATCTCCTGGATCGTGAGAATCAGGTTAGTTTCGTGTTGGATCTGTTTCAACAGCGAGTCGAGCAGTCTCAGGTAATGGGTCGTAGTTCTCATTTGGTATCTGATGCGCTTAACGAATCGGACTTTGGTGTTATAGAGGAGGATTGTGAATTGGGTATGGGTAATTTGGAGCTCGATTTAGAGTTAGGCTTTGATTTAGACGGTCACGAGAGTGGTGCGTTTCAAAATATAGGCCATAATCATAGTCACAGTGATAATAATAATGATTATAGCAGAAATATCGTTatcgatgatgatgatgatgatgatttctTCGTGGAGAGAAGGATTTCCGGAATTCAATCTTGTGGGGCCGAGTCCACCGTTAGCTTTCGCACAAGTGCTATGAGGGTGGCTGGGTTTGGGTCGGATTCTGATTCAGAGGATAATGAGAACTCGGTAGCTATAGATTTGTATTCAGGGGATGAGTATGGATTGGATCGAGCGAATATTGAAAATGATAATTATGATAATGTTGATGAAGATGATGAGGAAGATGCAACCGTTACTATTCCTCTTTGTTGGGATTCGCTTCAATTGGAGGACCATAGAGAAAACAATGAGGATTTTGAGTGGGAGGAAGTGGATGGCCGTGTTGATGAGAGAGACGTTCTAAGCATGTTTGTTGATGATGAGGAGGCCTCTGTTTCTCTCTCCATCTCGCCCATTATTGCCCCTGAGGATATGGTGAGTGTAGAGAGGGTAGGAGGATTGGGAAATTTGGAATGGGAAGTTTTGTTGAACGCAAACAACTTCGACTCAAATCTGGACCGCATCCAGGACCATAATGCTGAGCTTTATTTTGGGGACCATGATGATTTTATTTACACTTCTGAGTATGAGATGTTGTTTGGGCAATTTGCAGAGAATGAGAATTCATCGATTGGTCGGCCTCCGGCAGCAAAATCTGTTGTTGAGAAACTTCCATATGTGGTTTTGACAAAAGAGGATGTTGAGAATAATAATTCACTTTgtgctgtttgtaaagatgaGATTAATGTTGGAGAGAGGGCAAAGCAGTTGCCTTGCACACATAGGTATCATGGGGAGTGCATTGTGCCCTGGCTAGGGATTAGGAATACTTGCCCAGTATGTCGATATGAGTTGCCTACAGATGATGCAGATTATGAGCGGAAGAAAGTAGCAGCATCACAAGGAGCTGTTACTACTGGCCGTCGCCTTTGA
- the LOC110643885 gene encoding sulfated surface glycoprotein 185 isoform X1 encodes MASPPPPPPPPPPQPPSPPSASNSQNSATPIMPPKVEDGAVKTGVPDVPQEKPDVAHFQILDSAEIMDKYRKYEADYTHRLMAKYFSKKNLYGVYAQLVCLQFLNLIWIDCPFIGDVFDERLRMGDETIMSSRWPSTQSFADPVKGFEEQGNVGSTSEG; translated from the exons ATGGCATCACCACCGCcgccgccaccaccaccacctccacaaccaccaTCACCACCCTCTGCCTCCAATTCCCAGAACTCCGCGACTCCAATAATGCCCCCAAag GTTGAAGATGGTGCTGTCAAGACTGGTGTTCCCGATGTCCCCCAGGAAAAGCCCGACGTAGCTCATTTCCA GATACTTGACAGTGCAGAAATCATGGACAAATACAGGAAATATGAAGCTGACTACACCCATCGTTTGATGGCAAAATACTTCTCTAAGAAGAATCTTTATGGCG TTTATGCTCAATTAGTATGCCTACAATTCTTGAATTTGATTTGGATAGATTGTCCCTTCATAG gAGACGTATTTGATGAGAGATTGAGAATGGGTGATGAGACTATAATGTCAAGCAG GTGGCCTTCTACTCAATCATTTGCTGACCCAGTGAAGGGCTTTGAGGAACAGGGCAACGTTGGTTCAACATCAGAAGGCTGA
- the LOC110643894 gene encoding uncharacterized protein LOC110643894 isoform X1 translates to MKLDGKQVFCQGTIDHKPDSKLFGYNNIALDSTGLQSGNGIVNEDQYGVFSSMNGKEGNADQVKYAVNEEDNWHASKLDGSMGVDDSTSDNEKEVRDFVAPTPLTHSSLKIESFEKNKVFYVDKSVMESELPELVVCYRDSAYHIVKDICIDEGVPSQDRFLFDPGVSEENLCTILPPEDINSEIAKERVNLDAFIPDDMKPSAKKEKSTLYLPIPDVLISTEEKGSKNEFSLECDFKKLIPVGETEVDSKEEIANVASKEIFSFGQLLSTPEVGTELSQPESTHNSIGETELQSVQRPCENTIMATASGCEESENGNEQVLLVNPVVYAAEESDFGHQEAVLGTLALDSTAKASDHGHDETVVASNALNFTTEGLENGSSGDKMASHNGVSVSQSTRKIEGESSCNNRVETKIITFNSLSSPPTASGGEDDSQNCGSGRTETCSFLPEETSTEPLSSQLQYSLGETSFSAAVPLSGLISYSGPIANSGSVSLRSDSSTTSTRSFAFPILQSEWNSSPVRMAKADRRHHRKHRNWREGLLCCRF, encoded by the exons ATGAAACTTG ATGGTAAACAAGTATTTTGCCAAGGAACTATTGACCATAAGCCCGACTCCAAACTTTTTGGATACAACAATATTGCTTTAGACTCGACTGGACTTCAGTCTGGAAATGGTATTGTTAATGAAGATCAGTATGGGGTCTTCAGCAGTATGAATGGCAAGGAAGGCAATGCAGATCAAGTAAAATATGCCGTAAATGAAGAAGACAATTGGCATGCCTCAAAACTTGATGGTTCTATGGGTGTGGATGATTCAACAAGTGATAATGAGAAAGAAGTACGAGATTTTGTGGCACCAACGCCATTAACTCATTCTTCACTGAAAATTGAATCATTTGAGAAGAACAAAGTTTTCTATGTAGACAAAAGTGTTATGGAATCTGAACTTCCAGAGTTGGTAGTTTGTTACAGGGATAGTGCTTACCATATTGTCAAGGACATCTGCATTGATGAGGGTGTCCCCTCCCAGGACAGGTTCTTGTTTGACCCTGGTGTAAGTGAGGAGAATCTGTGCACGATTCTACCTCCTGAGGACATAAATAGTGAGATAGCAAAAGAAAGGGTTAACCTAGATGCCTTTATTCCAGATGATATGAAACCTTCagcaaaaaaagaaaaatcgaCTCTTTATTTGCCTATTCCTGATGTTCTAATATCTACTGAAGAAAAGGGTTCCAAAAATGAATTTTCTCTTGAATGTGATTTCAAGAAGTTGATCCCAGTAGGGGAGACAGAGGTTGATTCAAAAGAGGAAATTGCAAATGTTGCATCTAAAGAGATTTTTTCATTTGGGCAATTGCTTTCAACGCCAGAGGTGGGCACAGAGCTTTCACAACCTGAGTCTACTCATAACAGCATTGGTGAAACTGAACTACAGTCTGTTCAG AGGCCATGTGAAAACACAATCATGGCAACGGCTTCTGGCTGTGAAGAATCTGAAAATGGCAATGAGCAAGTATTATTGGTGAATCCTGTTGTATATGCAGCTGAAGAATCAGATTTTGGCCATCAGGAAGCAGTCTTGGGAACTCTTGCCCTGGATTCTACAGCTAAGGCGTCAGATCATGGCCATGATGAAACAGTCGTAGCAAGTAATGCTCTGAATTTTACAACTGAGGGATTAGAAAATGGCAGCAGTGGTGATAAAATGGCAAGCCATAATGGGGTTTCTGTGTCTCAATCAACCAGGAAAATTGAAGGTGAATCATCTTGCAACAATAGGGTGGAGACTAAAATTATAACCTTTAACTCTCTCTCTTCACCACCAACGGCAAGTGGGGGAGAGGATGATTCTCAAAATTGTGGTTCAGGACGTACTGAGACTTGCTCATTCCTGCCAGAAGAGACAAGCACCGAGCCATTATCAAGTCAACTTCAATACAGCCTTGGGGAGACAAGTTTCTCTGCTGCAGTACCTCTATCAGGTCTGATAAGTTATTCAGGGCCAATTGCAAATTCTGGCAGTGTCTCTCTTAGATCAGATAGCAGCACAACCAGCACCCGCTCCTTCGCATTCCCCAT ATTGCAGTCCGAATGGAATAGCAGCCCTGTAAGAATGGCGAAAGCTGACCGTAGGCATCACCGGAAACATAGGAATTGGAGGGAGGGCCTTCTTTGCTGTAGATTCTGA